The Gammaproteobacteria bacterium genome has a window encoding:
- a CDS encoding electron transport complex subunit E gives MADTADYAALARDGLWHNNPALVQILGMCPLLAVSSTVVNGLGLGLATTLTLVLSNLTVSAIRHQVTPEIRIPVFVLIIAAFVTAIELAMNAYFHELYKILGIFIPLIVTNCAILARAEAYASKNPVLPSAVDGLMMGLGFTAVLVTLGAMREIIGFGTLFSQLHLMFGEGARGMTLTLFEDYRGYLLAILPPGAFIGLGLLVALKNVIDGRRQARAQRLPTQIPVNGET, from the coding sequence ACGCCGCCCTGGCCCGTGACGGCCTGTGGCACAACAACCCGGCTTTGGTGCAAATACTGGGCATGTGCCCATTGCTGGCAGTGAGCTCCACCGTGGTCAATGGCTTGGGCCTGGGGCTGGCCACCACCCTCACCCTGGTGCTGTCCAACCTCACCGTGTCTGCCATCCGCCACCAAGTCACGCCGGAGATCCGCATTCCCGTGTTCGTGCTCATCATCGCGGCCTTCGTCACCGCCATTGAGCTGGCCATGAACGCCTATTTCCACGAGCTGTATAAAATTCTCGGCATCTTCATTCCGCTGATCGTCACCAACTGCGCCATCCTCGCCCGGGCCGAGGCCTACGCCTCCAAAAACCCGGTGCTGCCCTCCGCTGTGGACGGCCTGATGATGGGTCTGGGCTTCACCGCCGTGCTGGTCACCCTGGGCGCCATGCGGGAGATCATCGGCTTCGGCACTTTGTTTTCCCAACTGCATCTGATGTTCGGGGAAGGGGCGCGGGGCATGACCCTTACCCTGTTTGAGGACTACCGCGGCTATCTTCTGGCCATCCTACCGCCGGGAGCATTCATTGGCTTGGGGTTGTTGGTGGCGCTCAAAAATGTCATCGACGGACGCCGCCAGGCGCGGGCACAGCGTCTGCCAACACAAATACCGGTGAACGGTGAGACGTAA